A section of the Zymoseptoria tritici IPO323 chromosome 9, whole genome shotgun sequence genome encodes:
- the PRMT2402 gene encoding protein arginine N-methyltransferase (PRMT5 class Protein arginine N-methyltransferase): MDDNVGIQSEDPPTILFIGQHESQRTTPITSQVLGQAQSLGYDLLTAPITTEHFQSRVLSKLQDHVEQLKVAGSANAVPWPTISPLMPEDTDFQPEESNSALIAVVSPWIDLGSSDPLIAHISRQVFNLEVAYASFCGVSNVMVHGPITGSNVTLYSRAVLEGLALGPYVQIHILMPMTGELELEGAESAHLSELARPDFIPGMDEDEDTEPELYSSWESWNTIRTMCNYSSKLVISLELPRQLPSLGLQSRWHSEPVRTLMLPRTSFLRNAKGFPVLSKGHQLLLTRFLSLKFSPWLLLADVDAIEMPEHSAAKSPEPTPAEAATKAGEKPKDPIAHLRYMRHLQQTQPSRPPIQKFGQGYQDYIQSPLQPLTDNLESITYEVFEKDPVKYEWYEKAAAAALKDLQAKLGGSREIIVAVVGAGRGPLVTRVLRASKSTGIKVTCCAVEKNPNAHVLIQRRNATDPLWNKQVIVVKTDMRSWPGPTINNEVKKVDILVSELLGSFGDNELSPECLDGVQHVLHPEHGINIPQNYSAWMAPIATPRLHADLLSRGGGSEKWELPAVVMLHQYDDLCVLPGEDRIAEVKEAWTFTHPAPPSILAQSALRAGGTTDAGGWTGGDGKNEHNARSCKVTFHATERGVCHGLGGYFESVLYAPEDGSKPIELSINPVTIDEKSRDMISWFPIFFPLKTPMYVPDNAEIEVSMWRQTDDRKVWYEWFVEVFKIETAKRTRVAVSELHSSRANGCLM, encoded by the exons ATGGACGACAACGTTGGTATTCAGTCGGAAGACCCGCCGACAATACTATTCATCGGCCAACATGAATCTCAACGGACGACACCAATCACAAGTCAAGTGCTCGGCCAGGCACAGTCCCTTGGCTACGACCTGCTCACAGCACCAATAACGACAGAGCACTTTCAATCGAGGGTGTTATCGAAGCTGCAGGATCACGTCGAACAATTGAAGGTGGCGGGCTCCGCCAATGCCGTTCCATGGCCGACAATATCACCTTTGATGCCCGAGGACACGGACTTTCAACCAGAAGAGAGCAACAGTGCTCTCATTGCTGTGGTCAGCCCCTGGATCGACTTGGGATCTTCAGACCCTCTGATAGCGCACATCAGTCGGCAAGTGTTCAATCTCGAGGTTGCATATGCCTCTTTCTGCGGCGTCAGCAATGTAATGGTTCATGGCCCAATCACTGGCTCCAATGTAACGCTGTACTCGCGCGCAGTACTGGAAGGACTAGCCCTTGGTCCATATGTTCAGATCCACATCCTCATGCCGATGACTGGTGAGTTGGAGCTGGAGGGCGCAGAGAGCGCGCACTTGTCAGAGCTGGCGAGGCCAGATTTCATACCCGGtatggacgaggacgaggatacTGAGCCCGAGCTGTACTCAAGCTGGGAGTCGTGGAACACGATTCGTACGATGTGTAACTACAGCTCCAAACTGGTCATAT CTCTAGAACTTCCGCGTCAACTTCCGTCACTCGGACTGCAATCCAGATGGCATTCTGAACCCGTGAGAACTCTCATGCTCCCgagaacaagcttccttcGCAACGCCAAAGGATTTCCGGTACTGTCGAAAGGACATCAACTACTACTTACGAGATTCCTGAGTCTCAAATTCTCGCCATGGCTTTTGTTGGCAGATGTGGATGCCATTGAGATGCCAGAACACTCCGCAGCCAAGAGCCCGGAGCCTACACCCGCTGAGGCAGCGACCAAGGCTGGTGAGAAGCCAAAGGACCCAATCGCACATCTGCGGTACATGCGTCATCTACAGCAGACCCAGCCATCCCGTCCGCCGATCCAAAAATTCGGACAGGGTTATCAGGACTACATTCAGTCTCCACTCCAGCCGCTTACCGACAACCTCGAATCTATCACGTACGAGGTCTTTGAGAAGGATCCAGTCAAATACGAGTGGTACGAGAAAGCTGCCGCTGCTGCATTGAAGGACTTACAGGCCAAACTTGGCGGAAGCCGAGAAATCATTGTCGCAGTCGTGGGAGCCGGTAGAGGGCCTCTGGTCACACGTGTGCTTCGCGCTAGCAAATCGACTGGGATCAAAGTGACATGCTGTGCAGTGGAGAAGAATCCCAACGCACACGTTCTGATCCAACGCAGAAACGCGACGGATCCTCTATGGAACAAGCAAGTCATTGTCGTCAAGACGGACATGCGAAGTTGGCCAGGTCCTACCATCAACAACGAGGTGAAGAAAGTTGACATCCTCGTCTCGGAGCTGTTGGGATCTTTCGGCGATAACGAGCTTTCCCCAGAATGCCTGGATGGCGTGCAGCATGTCCTTCACCCCGAACATGGCATCAACATCCCGCAGAACTATAGTGCGTGGATGGCACCCATCGCGACACCAAGACTCCACGCAGATCTCTTATCGAGAGGTGGTGGAAGCGAGAAATGGGAGTTGCCAGCCGTGGTCATGCTGCATCAATACGATGACCTCTGCGTCTTACCGGGGGAAGACCGCATCGCCGAGGTGAAAGAAGCATGGACCTTCACACACCCAGCACCGCCCTCAATACTCGCGCAGTCCGCGCTTAGAGCGGGCGGCACGACCGATGCTGGTGGCTGGACAGGCGGTGACGGCAAGAACGAACACAATGCGCGGTCTTGCAAAGTCACGTTCCACGCCACCGAGCGCGGCGTCTGTCACGGTCTTGGAGGTTACTTCGAATCAGTTCTCTATGCACCAGAAGATGGCAGCAAGCCGATCGAGCTGAGCATCAATCCCGTGACGATTGACGAGAAGAGTCGGGATATGATCAGTTGGTTCCCGATCTTCTTTCCTCTGAAGACGCCGATGTATGTTCCGGACAATGCGGAGATCGAAGTGAGCATGTGGCGCCAGACGGATGATCGGAAAGTCTGGTATGAGTGGTTCGTGGAGGTGTTCAAGATCGAGACTGCG aagaggacgcGGGTTGCTGTGAGTGAGTTGCACTCGAGTCGCGCGAATGGGTGCTTGATGTGA
- a CDS encoding alpha-1,2-mannosidase-like protein (Putative alpha-1,2-mannosidase [Carbohydrate transport and metabolism]. Predicted signal peptide.), translating into MSLLTSCLFTALLTGCTAAQGSSAITDPLQYVDQLIGTANGGNVFGGASRPYGMAKAVADTDSESSQGGFEYKADANITGFSSMHDSGTGGSLSLGLFPLFPFASCPNDEINNCAFPKKSRKTAYVNSSVTASPGYFSIQLQNGVQTEMAASDHATLFRFNFQNNTGGSPLVLLDLTDLSDSRLDNGTVSVDANTGRMTGGARFKPSFGQGDYETFFCADFEGSGMRDNGIFVDSRASADVKDLKISRGINGFPLPGGAFVRFTSGSSITARVGLSFISSEQACQLAESELPDFDLESTRKTAEDIWREKLSGITVETAGVDKSLLTNFYSGIYRTMINPQNYTGVVPVVDANTIYFDSFYCIWDLFRSQFPFLIVIDTPAVEQMLQGLLNIYEIQGWLPDCHMTLNKGYTQGGSNADVVMADAYQKINSSKIDWHKVYEAVVKDAEEEPFDWCCEGRGGLDSWKSLNYIPVQDFDYKGFGTHTRSVSRHLEYSYNDFCISKIAEGLGNIGDKEKYEATSQYWFNLFKADQTSNLPINSSTSTGFVGFFQPKFLNQTWGFQDPLACSNIDENPDKICSLQNNAVETFESSIWEYGFYVPHDQARLITALGGPSTFVRRLDYMHDQNITYIGNEPAFLTVFQYHYAGRPALSAKRAHFYIPKFFAPTIDGLPGNDDSGTMGAFLAFAMMGLFPNPGQNVYLITPPFFESVNITSPVTGKVATIRNVNFDATYQSIFIQSATLDGEPYTKNWIGHDFFTEGRELVLTLGNNESDWGTKVEDLPPSLSEYSF; encoded by the exons ATGTCGCTCCTCACGTCTTGCTTATTTACAGCGCTCTTGACCGGATGTACCGCCGCTCAGGGCTCGTCTGCCATCACCGACCCATTGCAATACGTAGATCAACTCATCGGGACGGCGAATGGAG GCAATGTCTTCGGAGGAGCGAGTCGGCCATACGGGATGGCGAAAGCAGTAGCGGACACCGACTCCGAATCATCGCAAGGCGGTTTCGAATACAAAGCTGATGCCAACATCACTGGCTTTTCGAGTATGCACGACTCGGGAACCGG TGGTTCTCTCTCACTCGGTCTCTTTCCTCTCTTCCCCTTTGCCTCCTGCCCAAACGATGAGATCAACAACTGCGCCTTCCCCAAAAAGTCTCGAAAGACGGCCTACGTGAACAGCTCCGTCACGGCCTCGCCCGGCTACTTTAGCATACAACTTCAAAACGGCGTGCAAACCGAAATGGCCGCCTCTGACCACGCGACTCTCTTCCGATTCAACTTCCAGAACAACACTGGCGGCAGCCCACTCGTTCTCCTCGACCTGACCGATCTTTCGGACTCCCGCTTGGACAATGGCACGGTCTCCGTGGACGCAAACACAGGCCGCATGACTGGCGGTGCTCGCTTCAAACCGTCCTTCGGTCAAGGCGACTACGAAACATTCTTCTGCGCGGACTTCGAAGGCTCTGGGATGCGTGACAACGGCATCTTTGTTGACAGTCGAGCTAGCGCGGATGTCAAAGATTTGAAGATCTCGAGGGGAATCAACGGCTTTCCTCTGCCCGGTGGTGCCTTTGTTCGCTTCACCTCTGGATCTTCCATCACCGCGCGAGTTGGTCTGAGTTTCATCAGCAGCGAGCAGGCGTGTCAATTGGCGGAATCCGAGCTACCAGACTTTGACCTGGAGTCTACGCGCAAGACAGCCGAGGACATCTGGAGGGAGAAATTGAGTGGCATCACGGTCGAGACCGCTGGAGTTGACAAGTCGCTGCTGACGAACTTTTACTCGGGAATCTACCGCACGATGATCAATCCGCAGAACTATACAGGTGTGGTTCCTGTGGTCGATGCAAACACCATCTATTTCGACAGCTTCTATTG TATTTGGGACCTATTCCGATCCCAatttcccttccttatcgtcATCGATACACCCGCCGTGGAGCAGATGTTGCAAGGACTGCTCAACATATATGAAATTCAAGGCTGGCTGCCTGATTGCCACATGACGCTGAATAAAGGCTACACGCAAGGAGGGTCCAATGCCGACGTTGTGATGGCGGACGCTTACCAGAAGATCAATTCGTCGAAGATCGACTGGCATAAGGTGTACGAGGCTGTTGTGAAGGACGCTGAAGAAGAGCCATTTG ATTGGTGCTGTGAAGGTCGTGGAGGCCTAGACTCGTGGAAGTCGCTCAACTATATCCCAGTCCAGGACTTTGATTACAAAGGCTTCGGGACGCACACTCGATCTGTCTCCCGCCACCTCGAGTACTCCTACAATGACTTCTGCATTTCGAAGATCGCCGAAGGCTTGGGCAATATCGGAGACAAGGAGAAGTACGAAGCAACCTCTCAATACTGGTTCAACCTCTTCAAAGCCGACCAGACCTCCAACCTGCCCATCAACTCCTCCACGTCTACCGGCTTCGTCGGCTTCTTCCAGCCCAAATTCCTCAATCAGACTTGGGGCTTCCAAGATCCGCTCGCCTGTTCGAATATCGACGAGAACCCGGATAAGATCTGTTCTCTTCAGAACAACGCTGTGGAAACGTTTGAAAGCTCAATCTGGGAGTATGGCTTTTATGTTCCGCACGACCAGGCACGCTTAATCACCGCGCTTGGTGGACCGAGCACTTTCGTTCGCCGGCTGGACTATATGCATGATCAGAACATCACGTATATTGGCAATGAGCCGGCTTTCCTCACTGTGTTCCAGTACCACTACGCAG GCCGTCccgccctctccgccaaGCGCGCCCACTTCTACATCCCCAAATTCTTCGCCCCCACAATCGATGGCCTCCCCGGCAACGACGACTCCGGCACCATGGGcgccttcctcgccttcgccatGATGGGTCTCTTCCCCAACCCGGGCCAAAACGTCTACCTCATCACTCCGCCCTTCTTCGAGAGCGTGAACATCACTAGTCCCGTCACCGGTAAGGTGGCGACGATTAGGAACGTCAACTTCGATGCGACGTACCAGAGTATCTTCATTCAGTCGGCGACGTTGGATGGAGAGCCGTATACGAAGAACTGGATTGGGCATGATTTCTTCACcgaggggagggagttggTATTGACTTTGGGGAATAATGAGAGTGATTGGGGAACGAAGGTGGAGGATCTGCCGCCTAGTTTGAGTGAGTATTCGTTCTAG